One uncultured Hyphomonas sp. genomic region harbors:
- a CDS encoding TonB-dependent receptor, whose translation MSLALILAASTFTAEPEDAPARLDPVVTTATASQTPLSDIPMSVSVISGDELGLTSPYLGAEDVTDLLTGVEAAVANGTQVAFQIRGIGAVDHQALTPGAAAVYSDGVLLATNVQTGLMLYDLSGIEVLKGPQGTLFGRNASSGAISFLTARPESGQSRYLRAGYGNLERTDVEGAFGQTSGGFSYRLAGRYLSRDAALDNRGGPDAAGGIRDEFGLRLGLNWEEALGGALLIRTHYEEDNGVNAAPRNDTLGLSDHDISVGSDGVQDTDNEFYGTSAEYVRNLGDWTLTSLTAFEGFNQSYGFDFDGAVALYGNPLFNANLSYDRNFRQYSQEVRLKTERAGGSTLFGAYAAAEDFSQTYTIWCGELDPNTLLGTCPYVGAASRAGPDPVSDGTAMTLVTDIRQERSVLAAFTYNEFALSDRLTATLGARITQETIEGAGAGRHIFDDGTIGYNNVGGLGLAAGSNEIEDTKLTGNMALAYDAGAGTAYASIANSYKSGGFNGEVQNNATHFANEGLFDAETVTAYEAGFKSNPSAGFVWNAALFYQDYDAPQARIFVNFPLPDGSSITSNSLSNLDAATVYGLDADMRWQATEALSLQGGLTLLDTKIEQTTDTGGNAAKFDGNPLPFAPDVSATLGGRYAFDVTSNAEGHVSLHAKYRSRYYLDPEGLASRMQKGFTTLQAEAGLRFAGPGIDVTLWARNLTDEDYALSGYGFIGYDTFRSDPRTYGLRIGYSF comes from the coding sequence ATGTCTCTCGCGCTTATCCTCGCCGCATCAACATTCACTGCCGAACCGGAAGATGCTCCGGCAAGACTCGATCCTGTCGTCACAACGGCAACGGCCAGCCAGACACCGCTCAGCGACATCCCGATGTCGGTCAGCGTGATCAGCGGAGATGAACTCGGGCTGACATCGCCCTATCTCGGCGCAGAGGATGTGACCGACCTGCTGACGGGCGTGGAGGCCGCCGTTGCAAATGGCACCCAGGTGGCCTTCCAGATCCGCGGGATCGGCGCAGTGGACCACCAGGCGCTGACGCCCGGTGCAGCGGCCGTCTATTCCGACGGCGTCCTGCTGGCCACAAATGTGCAGACCGGCCTGATGCTGTACGACCTCTCCGGCATCGAGGTGCTGAAAGGCCCGCAAGGCACTTTGTTCGGACGCAACGCTTCCTCCGGCGCGATCAGTTTCCTGACTGCCCGCCCGGAATCTGGCCAGTCGCGCTATCTGCGGGCCGGATATGGCAATCTGGAACGCACGGATGTGGAAGGCGCGTTCGGCCAGACATCCGGCGGTTTCAGCTACCGCCTCGCCGGGCGCTATCTTTCCCGCGATGCCGCCCTCGACAACAGAGGCGGGCCAGACGCTGCGGGCGGCATTCGGGACGAGTTCGGCCTTCGGCTTGGCCTCAACTGGGAAGAAGCCCTCGGCGGCGCCCTCCTTATCCGCACGCATTATGAGGAAGACAATGGCGTCAACGCCGCGCCGCGCAATGACACGCTGGGCCTCTCGGATCATGACATTTCCGTGGGAAGCGATGGTGTTCAGGACACCGATAATGAATTCTATGGCACATCGGCCGAATACGTCCGCAATCTGGGCGACTGGACGCTGACCTCCCTCACCGCGTTTGAAGGCTTCAACCAGTCTTACGGATTTGACTTTGACGGGGCTGTGGCACTCTACGGCAATCCGCTCTTCAACGCGAACCTCTCCTATGATCGCAATTTCAGACAGTACTCGCAGGAAGTCCGCCTGAAGACAGAGCGCGCCGGCGGTTCTACCTTGTTCGGGGCCTACGCCGCCGCGGAGGATTTCAGCCAGACCTACACGATCTGGTGCGGAGAGCTGGACCCGAACACGCTTCTCGGGACCTGCCCCTATGTGGGCGCTGCCAGCCGCGCAGGACCTGACCCTGTTTCGGACGGAACAGCCATGACGCTGGTGACGGACATCCGGCAGGAACGCTCTGTCCTGGCGGCCTTCACTTACAATGAGTTCGCGCTAAGCGACCGGCTTACGGCCACGCTCGGCGCACGGATCACGCAAGAGACAATCGAAGGTGCCGGCGCAGGACGGCACATCTTCGACGACGGAACGATCGGCTACAACAATGTCGGCGGTCTCGGCCTTGCCGCCGGCTCGAACGAGATCGAAGACACAAAACTCACCGGCAACATGGCGCTGGCCTACGACGCGGGTGCAGGCACGGCGTATGCGTCCATTGCAAACAGCTACAAGTCCGGTGGTTTCAATGGGGAAGTGCAGAACAACGCCACCCACTTTGCGAATGAAGGCCTGTTCGACGCCGAGACTGTCACGGCGTATGAGGCTGGCTTCAAATCGAATCCTTCGGCCGGATTCGTCTGGAACGCCGCTCTGTTCTATCAGGACTATGACGCCCCCCAGGCACGCATCTTCGTGAACTTTCCGCTGCCGGACGGTTCCAGCATCACATCAAATTCCCTGTCCAACCTCGACGCCGCCACCGTCTATGGTCTCGATGCCGATATGCGCTGGCAGGCGACCGAGGCCCTGTCCCTGCAAGGCGGACTCACCCTGCTCGATACGAAAATCGAACAGACCACCGATACAGGCGGCAACGCCGCAAAATTCGACGGCAACCCATTGCCCTTCGCACCGGACGTCTCCGCCACACTGGGCGGGCGGTATGCGTTCGATGTGACCTCCAATGCGGAAGGCCATGTCTCGCTACACGCAAAATACCGCAGCCGTTATTATCTGGACCCGGAAGGACTGGCGTCGCGCATGCAAAAAGGATTCACGACGCTCCAGGCCGAAGCGGGCCTTCGTTTTGCGGGCCCCGGAATAGACGTCACGCTCTGGGCTCGGAATCTGACAGATGAAGACTATGCGCTCTCCGGCTATGGCTTCATCGGTTATGATACATTCCGGTCAGACCCGCGAACCTATGGTCTGCGCATCGGCTACAGTTTCTAG
- a CDS encoding DUF350 domain-containing protein, with protein MGGEIGAFVEAFPRFLIWTASAGVMLVIASTIYVLLTPWKEFAEVRRGNTAAGLALGGAITGLALPMSSALASSITLIDFAIWGVVALLLQLIVYRLVDLLLGGLPRRIEQDEMGAAAVLVAAKLASALILAAGLWDPALQRF; from the coding sequence ATGGGCGGAGAAATCGGTGCTTTTGTCGAGGCGTTTCCTCGTTTCCTGATCTGGACGGCCAGTGCTGGTGTCATGCTGGTCATTGCGAGCACGATTTATGTCCTGCTGACGCCCTGGAAGGAGTTTGCTGAGGTCAGGCGTGGGAACACCGCTGCAGGCCTGGCGCTGGGGGGCGCGATCACAGGTCTGGCCCTCCCGATGTCTTCGGCGCTCGCCTCCAGTATCACCCTGATCGATTTTGCCATCTGGGGCGTGGTTGCGCTGTTGTTGCAGCTGATCGTCTACCGGTTGGTTGATCTTTTGCTCGGCGGTCTGCCGAGGCGGATCGAGCAGGATGAAATGGGTGCGGCGGCCGTCCTTGTTGCGGCAAAACTGGCATCGGCCCTCATTCTTGCCGCAGGTTTGTGGGATCCTGCGCTTCAACGATTCTGA
- a CDS encoding ActR/PrrA/RegA family redox response regulator transcription factor: MERPVNINLHESLEGVEDRSCLVMDDDGPFVQRLARALAQRGFIVSAVTNVAEGKDIARLNPPAFAVLDLRLEDGSGLDVVEVLQKSRPEARAVILTGYGAIATAVAAVKAGAVDYLSKPADVEDIIRALTATTDEKPAPPENPMSADRVRWEHIQRVYELCNHNVSETARRLNMHRRTLQRILAKRAPR, translated from the coding sequence ATGGAACGGCCGGTAAATATCAATCTTCATGAGAGCCTCGAAGGGGTCGAAGACCGCTCCTGTCTCGTGATGGATGATGACGGCCCGTTCGTACAACGACTTGCCCGGGCCCTCGCCCAGCGCGGATTCATCGTCTCTGCTGTTACCAATGTTGCAGAAGGCAAGGATATTGCCCGCCTGAATCCGCCGGCTTTCGCTGTACTGGACCTGCGCCTGGAAGACGGCAGCGGCCTTGATGTCGTGGAAGTGCTGCAGAAAAGCCGTCCGGAAGCGCGCGCCGTCATCCTGACCGGCTATGGCGCCATCGCAACGGCCGTTGCTGCCGTGAAAGCGGGCGCTGTGGACTACCTTTCAAAACCGGCAGACGTGGAAGACATCATCCGCGCGCTCACGGCCACGACCGACGAAAAGCCCGCACCGCCCGAAAACCCGATGTCCGCCGACCGGGTGCGCTGGGAGCACATCCAACGTGTCTATGAGCTGTGCAATCACAATGTTTCGGAAACGGCCCGCCGACTGAACATGCACCGGCGCACGCTGCAGCGAATTCTCGCCAAGCGCGCGCCGCGCTGA
- the pyrF gene encoding orotidine-5'-phosphate decarboxylase, with protein MSDFATRLIAGARRLGPLCVGIDPHPGKIPDLFGGDTPDGLAAWGEAVVAAAAGRVAVVKPQVGLFERHGPDGMRALQRVCQASKEAGLLVITDAKRGDIGSTARGYALAYLSPTAPFPSDAVTVNPYMGLDTLEPFLEQAEAHGKGVVVLARTSNPGSSDFQARDLEGAPLYARVVEALAPAIERLKGADGWSSLMLVAGATGPDEARHLRQLAPDALFLVPGYGAQGGGAADALAGFRRTGNRLEGGVVNASRSVTFPEGADSAVSRTEWTTIIEAAIDEAQADLSKHAGRTSAIPA; from the coding sequence ATGAGCGATTTTGCAACCCGTCTGATCGCCGGTGCCCGCCGGCTTGGACCCTTGTGTGTCGGAATCGATCCGCATCCGGGCAAGATCCCTGACCTGTTCGGCGGCGACACGCCGGACGGGCTGGCAGCCTGGGGTGAAGCTGTCGTTGCAGCCGCGGCGGGCCGCGTTGCTGTCGTGAAGCCGCAGGTCGGCCTGTTTGAGCGCCATGGGCCGGACGGCATGCGGGCGCTGCAGCGTGTCTGCCAGGCGTCGAAAGAGGCCGGGCTTCTGGTGATAACCGATGCGAAGCGTGGCGATATCGGTTCCACGGCCAGGGGATATGCGCTCGCTTATCTTTCCCCAACTGCGCCGTTCCCGTCAGATGCGGTGACCGTGAACCCCTATATGGGCCTTGATACGCTGGAACCGTTTCTCGAACAGGCCGAGGCGCACGGGAAGGGCGTTGTCGTCCTGGCCCGAACGTCCAATCCCGGCTCGTCAGACTTCCAGGCACGCGACCTCGAAGGCGCGCCGCTCTATGCGCGTGTGGTCGAAGCGCTCGCACCCGCAATAGAGCGGCTGAAGGGGGCAGATGGCTGGTCCAGCCTGATGCTTGTCGCCGGGGCGACGGGGCCGGATGAAGCGCGCCACCTGCGCCAGCTCGCCCCGGATGCGTTGTTCCTCGTGCCCGGCTATGGCGCGCAAGGCGGCGGTGCGGCCGACGCGCTGGCCGGTTTCAGGCGCACGGGCAACCGGCTTGAAGGCGGTGTGGTGAACGCCTCGCGCTCGGTGACCTTCCCGGAGGGGGCCGATTCCGCGGTAAGCCGGACGGAATGGACTACAATCATTGAAGCAGCCATCGACGAAGCCCAAGCGGACCTGTCGAAGCATGCTGGCAGGACTTCCGCGATTCCAGCCTGA
- a CDS encoding 3-hydroxybutyrate dehydrogenase → MLKGKTALITGSTSGIGKAIAVRLASEGCNIVLNGFGDAGEIDSLKRNIAADHSVIVGYSSADLTRIAAIENMMTYVQDEFGGADILVNNAGMQHVSPIEDFPVDKWNLIIALNLSAAFHTIRLAMPGMKEKGWGRIIQTASAHALVASPYKAAYVAAKHGIAGLTKTVALEGATHGVRCNAICPGYVHTPLVDAQIADTAKARGITEDEVVRDVLLEAQPTKEFVTVEQIGEMAAFLCSPAADQINGALLPIDGGWTAH, encoded by the coding sequence ATGCTGAAAGGTAAAACAGCCCTTATCACCGGCTCCACGAGCGGCATTGGCAAAGCCATCGCTGTCCGGCTGGCGTCGGAAGGGTGCAACATCGTGCTCAACGGATTTGGCGATGCCGGTGAGATCGACTCGCTGAAACGCAATATTGCTGCGGATCACTCGGTGATTGTGGGCTATTCCAGCGCCGATCTCACCCGCATCGCGGCAATCGAAAACATGATGACCTATGTCCAGGACGAGTTCGGCGGCGCCGACATCCTGGTAAACAATGCCGGCATGCAGCATGTTTCCCCGATCGAGGATTTCCCGGTCGACAAGTGGAACCTGATCATCGCGCTGAATCTGTCAGCGGCCTTCCACACGATCCGGCTCGCCATGCCGGGCATGAAGGAAAAGGGCTGGGGCAGGATTATCCAGACCGCTTCGGCGCATGCACTGGTCGCATCGCCCTACAAGGCCGCTTATGTGGCCGCCAAGCACGGCATTGCCGGCCTGACCAAGACTGTGGCGCTCGAAGGGGCGACCCATGGCGTTCGCTGCAACGCCATCTGCCCCGGCTATGTCCACACACCGCTGGTCGACGCGCAGATCGCCGACACGGCCAAGGCCCGCGGGATCACCGAAGACGAAGTGGTCAGGGACGTGCTGCTCGAAGCCCAGCCGACCAAGGAATTCGTGACCGTTGAGCAGATCGGCGAAATGGCTGCCTTCCTTTGCTCTCCGGCGGCAGACCAGATCAACGGCGCCCTGCTGCCGATCGATGGCGGCTGGACAGCCCACTAG
- a CDS encoding ActS/PrrB/RegB family redox-sensitive histidine kinase produces the protein MSDPSRQDMSRADRLGFDDAIFTLAPEGLGSAQSALGRTRLRTFIALRWLAVGGQTAAVLFVFFVLGFDLPLAACLAIIAASAWLNVFLSFAFQSQRLTRGWEASLQLAFDTVQLAALVAVTGGLSNPFLLLLVAPVTVAALSLSPMRAVLIALLALTLAAFMPLISLPLPWINGALVELPPLFHLGQFAALAVGVVFFAVSAGRVSQDEAKLVRALDAASIVMAREQKLSAIGAMSAMTTHELGTPLATIHLVAKELMAETPPDDPKYEDLTLLAEQADRCRTILATIREAREATDIVHARVTLDALVAEAAAPFKGLGVAVEVVVRPGEDEADDRPPILNRSPEILHAISAFVENAVSFADSKVTAQASWTADQIMISISDDGPGFAQEVLPKLGEPYVSERSEAHLGGGDMGLGFFIAKTLIERTGGRIATRNRTPPRTGAIVQALWPRAALEASALD, from the coding sequence ATGAGTGATCCGTCCCGCCAGGATATGAGCCGCGCCGACAGGCTCGGCTTCGATGATGCCATCTTCACCCTCGCCCCGGAAGGGCTGGGGTCTGCCCAGTCAGCCCTGGGCAGGACGCGGTTGCGCACATTCATCGCCCTGCGCTGGCTGGCGGTGGGCGGACAGACAGCCGCTGTGCTGTTCGTGTTCTTTGTCTTGGGCTTCGACCTGCCACTCGCTGCGTGTCTTGCGATCATCGCCGCGTCGGCCTGGCTGAACGTCTTCCTGTCATTTGCCTTTCAGAGCCAGCGCCTGACGCGCGGCTGGGAGGCCTCCCTCCAGCTTGCCTTCGACACGGTCCAGCTGGCGGCACTCGTGGCCGTGACGGGCGGTCTGTCGAACCCCTTCCTGCTTTTGCTGGTTGCGCCAGTGACCGTGGCTGCGCTCAGCCTGTCGCCGATGCGGGCAGTGCTGATCGCACTGCTGGCCCTGACCCTCGCCGCCTTCATGCCGCTGATTTCCCTTCCCCTGCCCTGGATCAATGGGGCCCTGGTGGAATTGCCGCCGCTGTTCCATCTCGGCCAGTTTGCCGCCCTCGCCGTTGGCGTGGTCTTCTTCGCGGTGTCGGCCGGACGCGTCAGCCAGGATGAGGCGAAACTAGTCCGGGCGCTCGATGCGGCCAGCATCGTCATGGCCCGCGAACAGAAACTCTCCGCCATTGGCGCGATGTCCGCCATGACGACGCACGAACTCGGCACGCCGCTGGCAACCATTCACCTCGTTGCCAAGGAACTGATGGCGGAAACCCCGCCGGACGATCCGAAATATGAAGACCTGACCCTGCTGGCCGAACAGGCCGACCGCTGCCGGACCATTCTCGCCACGATCCGCGAGGCGCGCGAGGCCACAGACATCGTCCACGCCCGCGTGACCCTGGACGCGCTGGTCGCTGAAGCGGCAGCCCCCTTCAAAGGGCTCGGCGTTGCCGTGGAAGTGGTCGTCCGGCCGGGCGAAGACGAGGCAGACGACCGTCCGCCGATCCTGAACCGCAGCCCCGAAATCCTGCATGCCATCAGTGCTTTCGTGGAAAACGCCGTCAGTTTCGCTGATTCAAAGGTCACGGCCCAAGCGAGCTGGACGGCAGACCAGATCATGATCTCGATCAGCGATGACGGGCCGGGCTTTGCGCAGGAAGTCCTGCCGAAGCTGGGAGAGCCTTACGTCTCGGAGCGAAGCGAGGCACATCTCGGCGGCGGAGACATGGGACTTGGCTTCTTTATTGCAAAAACCCTGATCGAACGCACCGGCGGCAGGATCGCCACAAGAAACCGCACGCCTCCCCGGACGGGCGCCATCGTTCAGGCCCTCTGGCCACGTGCAGCTCTTGAAGCATCCGCGTTGGATTAA
- a CDS encoding SCO family protein — MTRLRLTSAMLGMLLAAACGPAKPAEPSAGGSAGGCMSRAYPNIGGPISLVNQAGEAVTEETYKGHPTLIYFGFTYCPDVCPMTLVTVKRAYDRLPEDVTPPQTLLISIDPERDTPEQLAQYVSTKAFPANLQGLTGTPEEVRSAADAFLADYSRIEQPDSASEYSMDHTSLLYLMDEDWKLKTFFTHEDTDETIATCLTELLEE; from the coding sequence ATGACCAGACTTCGTTTGACTTCCGCCATGCTGGGTATGCTGCTTGCGGCTGCCTGTGGCCCCGCAAAACCTGCTGAACCTTCTGCCGGCGGCTCAGCTGGCGGCTGCATGTCGCGGGCCTATCCGAATATCGGCGGACCGATCTCGCTGGTGAACCAGGCCGGGGAAGCGGTCACGGAAGAGACCTATAAGGGACACCCGACGCTGATCTATTTCGGTTTCACTTACTGCCCCGATGTCTGCCCGATGACGCTGGTGACCGTGAAGCGGGCATATGACCGCCTGCCGGAAGATGTGACGCCGCCGCAAACATTGCTCATTTCCATCGATCCGGAACGGGATACGCCGGAACAGCTGGCGCAATATGTATCCACCAAAGCGTTCCCGGCCAACCTTCAGGGCCTGACAGGGACGCCGGAAGAGGTCCGGTCGGCGGCCGATGCCTTCCTGGCAGATTATTCGCGGATCGAGCAGCCAGACAGCGCCAGTGAATACTCCATGGATCACACGTCGCTGCTCTACCTGATGGATGAAGACTGGAAGCTGAAAACCTTCTTCACCCATGAGGACACGGACGAAACCATCGCCACCTGTCTGACGGAATTGCTGGAAGAATAA
- a CDS encoding amidohydrolase, translated as MNWKLRACAASLIALGTAGMAFADSDLRTAIDKDYQENLGPLFEYFHQHPELSFLETETSKRLASELRALGYDVTEGVGGTGVVAVMKNGDGPTVLMRADMDGLPLKEDSGVANPSTVTQVDIDGIEKPVMHACGHDVHITSLVGAARQMAARKEDWSGTLVLVGQPAEERIGGARAMIQDGLYERFPKPDYAIAFHVAAELETGTIEVPLEQVASSSDSVDIIVHGVGAHGAYPHMGIDPVLVASQIVVSLQSIVSRSIAPLEPGVITVGAIHGGFKHNIIGDKVEMQITVRSDDPEVREELLDGIDRVARGVAISMNVPEDLMPEVIRSETETTPPTINDPATAQRLRDAFTTRISDNVLVDPPRGGMGAEDFAYFVTPDTGVKGVYFNVGGTPADELENAASHHSPFFRIWPEPSVELGTEAMVIGAMTLMPAKD; from the coding sequence ATGAACTGGAAGCTTCGGGCGTGCGCCGCGTCACTGATCGCACTTGGAACGGCAGGCATGGCCTTCGCCGACAGCGACCTCAGGACGGCGATCGACAAGGACTATCAGGAAAACCTGGGGCCATTGTTCGAGTATTTCCACCAGCATCCTGAGCTCTCTTTCCTGGAGACCGAAACGTCCAAGCGGCTTGCGTCTGAACTGCGCGCCCTTGGCTATGACGTGACCGAAGGGGTGGGCGGCACCGGCGTGGTGGCCGTCATGAAAAATGGCGATGGCCCGACGGTTCTGATGCGCGCCGACATGGATGGTCTGCCGCTGAAAGAAGACAGTGGTGTGGCCAATCCTTCCACAGTTACCCAGGTCGACATTGACGGCATCGAGAAGCCGGTGATGCACGCGTGCGGGCATGATGTGCACATCACCTCACTGGTCGGCGCCGCCCGTCAGATGGCCGCGCGCAAGGAAGACTGGTCGGGCACGCTTGTATTGGTCGGCCAGCCCGCAGAGGAGCGGATCGGCGGCGCGCGTGCAATGATCCAGGACGGCCTTTATGAGCGGTTCCCGAAGCCGGATTATGCGATTGCCTTCCATGTCGCGGCCGAACTCGAGACCGGAACAATTGAAGTCCCGCTGGAACAGGTGGCGTCGAGTTCCGACAGTGTCGATATCATCGTCCACGGCGTCGGCGCACATGGCGCCTATCCGCATATGGGGATCGACCCGGTTCTGGTGGCATCGCAGATCGTGGTCTCCCTTCAGTCGATCGTCTCGCGGTCGATTGCGCCGCTGGAGCCGGGCGTGATCACTGTCGGAGCCATTCACGGAGGCTTCAAGCACAACATCATCGGCGACAAGGTCGAGATGCAGATCACAGTCCGCTCCGACGATCCGGAAGTGCGTGAAGAATTGCTGGATGGCATCGACCGGGTTGCGCGCGGTGTCGCGATTTCGATGAATGTGCCTGAAGACCTGATGCCGGAAGTCATCCGGTCCGAGACCGAAACCACACCGCCCACGATCAATGATCCGGCGACTGCCCAGCGCCTGCGGGATGCGTTTACGACACGTATTTCAGACAATGTGCTGGTGGATCCGCCGCGCGGCGGCATGGGGGCCGAGGATTTTGCCTATTTCGTCACGCCTGATACCGGCGTGAAGGGGGTCTATTTCAATGTTGGCGGCACGCCGGCCGATGAGCTGGAAAATGCTGCTTCCCACCATTCCCCATTTTTCAGGATCTGGCCTGAGCCGTCGGTGGAACTGGGCACGGAAGCCATGGTCATCGGGGCGATGACCCTGATGCCGGCGAAGGACTGA
- a CDS encoding serine protease: MRKFDWLLYVSVLGLIVFVLFAQGDHADAPEAPPTVLEADGPTLPPPSPLDEQILIQVDAPKDGIGTAFAVNRKGQWITARHVVDGCDSVGLLVAPGQYVPVESVTLDPDFDLALISTGRSPNPVQLDLASPLRIGSEGYHVGYPQGRPGEVATRLMSRSKLITRGRRENSEPILAWAEFGRTRGLDGTLGGISGGPVFDAGGRVRGVIVAESPRRGRIYTTAPSSVEAFLTRLNVDPEDGPAEAFDEESYGPRSDNARRLLQVVKVACKVTP, encoded by the coding sequence GTGCGGAAGTTCGACTGGCTGCTTTATGTCTCTGTGCTCGGGCTGATCGTCTTCGTCCTGTTTGCGCAGGGCGATCATGCGGATGCGCCCGAAGCGCCGCCGACCGTGCTGGAAGCGGACGGGCCGACCTTGCCGCCGCCGTCACCGCTGGACGAACAGATCCTGATCCAGGTGGATGCCCCCAAGGACGGCATCGGCACGGCCTTTGCCGTGAACCGCAAGGGCCAATGGATCACTGCCCGGCATGTGGTGGATGGGTGCGATTCCGTCGGCCTGCTCGTGGCACCGGGCCAATATGTGCCGGTGGAGTCCGTCACGCTTGATCCGGATTTTGATCTTGCCCTGATTTCGACGGGCCGCAGCCCGAACCCGGTTCAGCTGGACCTCGCTTCACCCCTCCGTATTGGCAGCGAAGGCTATCATGTCGGCTATCCGCAGGGCCGGCCGGGAGAAGTGGCGACCCGGCTGATGTCCCGGTCGAAGCTGATTACGCGCGGGCGGCGCGAGAATTCCGAACCCATCCTCGCCTGGGCAGAATTCGGCCGGACGCGCGGTCTTGACGGCACGCTGGGCGGCATTTCGGGTGGGCCGGTGTTCGATGCAGGCGGGCGCGTGCGCGGCGTGATCGTTGCCGAAAGCCCGCGGCGTGGACGGATCTACACGACCGCACCTTCCTCGGTCGAAGCCTTTCTCACGCGCCTGAATGTCGACCCGGAAGACGGGCCTGCAGAGGCCTTCGACGAGGAGAGCTATGGGCCACGTTCCGACAATGCCCGGCGTCTGTTGCAAGTGGTAAAGGTTGCCTGCAAGGTAACGCCATGA